The Aquila chrysaetos chrysaetos chromosome 6, bAquChr1.4, whole genome shotgun sequence genome window below encodes:
- the PHOSPHO2 gene encoding pyridoxal phosphate phosphatase PHOSPHO2 isoform X1, translating into MKFLLVFDFDHTIVDENSDTWIVKCAPEKKLPNGLRNSYRPGHWTEYMGRVFVYLGDNGVKEDEMRRTMTTIPFTAGMVDLLGFIGENKELFDCIIVSDSNTVFIDWILKAADFHKVFDEVFTNPAAFSSTGYLTVQNFHAHHCEKCPKNLCKRKVLKEFLDKQLERGVSYTQIVYIGDGGNDLCPVMFLKKDDTAMPRQGYTLEKKISQLAQDLSPVECSVLAWSSAIDIMSYLKLLIKE; encoded by the coding sequence ATGaaatttctgttggtttttgaTTTTGACCATACAATCGTAGATGAAAATAGCGATACCTGGATTGTGAAATGCGCTCCTGAGAAAAAGCTTCCTAATGGATTAAGAAACTCCTATCGACCAGGACATTGGACAGAATATATGGGCAGAGTCTTTGTCTACTTGGGAGACAATGGCGTCAAAGAAGATGAGATGAGAAGAACTATGACAACAATTCCTTTCACTGCGGGAATGGTAGATCTTCTGGGTTTTATTGGCGAGAACAAAGAGTTGTTTGACTGCATAATTGTTTCAGATTCTAATACAGTATTTATTGACTGGATTTTGAAAGCTGCTGACTTCCATAAGGTGTTTGATGAAGTGTTTACAAACCCTGCAGCATTCAGCAGTACTGGCTATCTTACTGTACAGAACTTCCATGCTCACCATTGTGAAAAGTGCCCTAAAAACCTTTgcaaaaggaaagttttaaaagaatttctaGATAAACAGTTGGAGCGAGGAGTAAGTTATACACAAATTGTATATATAGGTGATGGTGGGAATGACTTATGTCCAGTAATGTTTTTGAAGAAGGATGATACTGCTATGCCCAGGCAGGGGTATACCTTGGAGAAAAAGATTTCTCAACTGGCCCAGGATCTCAGTCCTGTAGAGTGTTCTGTTCTGGCATGGTCATCTGCTATTGACATTATGTCTTACCTGAAACTGCTTATAAAGGAATAA